The following DNA comes from Bombus pascuorum chromosome 3, iyBomPasc1.1, whole genome shotgun sequence.
ttaagtaaattttaccTGCTTTCAAGGCGCACATCGCTCCGCAGTACGACGgtaattcttcctttttcaataACTTTACCTCCGGTGGTTGCCAGTCCATTATTAACAATTGTTCGTGTATAATTCTATCTGCCGTTAAAATCTGAAATATACAATCACCGAACCTGACTATTCTCATTAATTACACATTGTTATCGTACCTTATCAACTAATTCGTTCGCAGTTTCGATATTCATGTCCCAAATTTGCATATACTTTTTATCGTTGACGACTGTGAGGTGGTTCGACTTTTCTTCCAAGTCTATTATAGCTGTATGCGACTTTAGTATTTGATTCGTGATCTTTTGAATTTCCGCCCTTGTCGACTCTTCCAGTGCTGTGTAAGTCTtccttaaattattaataacatccTGAAGCCTGAAACGTAAATAGATCCGTTCGACTCACGCGACTGAAATTATCAGGACGAGTAATTTAACGTTGGCACGAActtgttaatttttcttttctgttgaTTCTTCACGATAGTATTCTCTTCGTCTCGCCGTTTCAGCACCGCATAATTATAATCcaatttttcgatattcatCATACAGAAGGCTTTCATATTCTGTATCTCCTGTTGAAGATTCTGTATCTCTAACTCAAACATAATCTTCTGTTTCCTAAACTCTTCTTGATGCTGTATCATCGCTTTCCGCATTTCTTCTTCGTACTCGCGCAttatttccttccttttttttctcgcgTTGAATGTATCGTCCTTGAGCTGCTTAAATAGTACATTCCATTTTTCCAAAGAAGATTCCAAAAGTATTTTCCGTTCCATTTCGATGACACTTTCGATCAATTCTACCTCTCGGCGATAAGCTTTGCTCATTATTCGTATCTAAAGAAAACATTTCGCATGTATCGCttgtaaatgtataaaacaaaaggCTTCGAGACGCGTATTACTCACTTGGTTTTCCATCCTTTCGATAAGCAAATCAATCTCCTCGTTCTGTTTATTTACATCCTCGGCGTACTGTAGATCAGCGTTATCAAGTTCTTGTTTCAATTCCGCGATCAACGCGTCCTTCTTCTCTAAGATTTCGAGACACTTGGCATTTTGACTCTCCAACTCTTCGTGAATATCCAGCGGATGTTTCGATGCAAGTATAACAGGCCATTTTTCCGTGATCTCGCGATATTTCTCCGtgcattttttatcttcctctTCGAGTACCTCCAAtaatctttctctcttctctcgcATCTCTTTTCGTCTTTGCAGTTCCTTCGCGTCATTCGCCACTCTGATGCCTGTAACCTACATCACGTGATAAAACATCGTTCGTTAACTCGCGATTCTTACGTCGAAGCAATTATGAGTTATCATCCTAATTGGTTACTTGTTGACTCGAGAGAGTTTCAAGtgtattttcttgaaaaataattatttgcgaTTCGAATCGCACATACATACCACTTCATCGCTTTCTGCGGCTAATTTGTCCAAGGCTTCTATGCTATCGAATATTTGCTTCTCGATAGGAGTTATTTCCTCGATTTCTTCATCTTGATCTTTTATCTGTCTAACGTCGGAATAGTGTTAATTCTTTTAACTCTCGGAAGCGGTATCTATAAGATAGGTATACTTTTTCTATCTCTGCTATCGGAATTACGAATGAAAAACGCGTGTTTctcgatatttcgaaaattaaagGAAGATCGTTTATACGCATAGGCTGCGTATCTTTTGACCAACGATTTAACTATACAAGTAGTTTTACAGTGTATCAATCTGTTCGAAACATATACGAAAGAGATAAAACGtatatcgattatttttcaCGCCTGTTTCTACAAATTGTTAATCCTTGTGTATGTAAAttctttaatacattttaatatattaatatatttgttaaagCAAAACCAAAAAATGTAGATACGTAGATgtaggaatttttaattaaaatcctcTGGTAATTTCAAGTCGctatagtttttaatttagattctagttgttgtatttttaatttagatcCTTCAATAAtgttcaaaattataaaattatgtaacatttcagctaattatgtatattatgttgTGTGTTTTTAATTAGCCTTTGGTTGTGAAATCGCCGTAGATGTACAaacatgtgtatatatgtaaatacactGCATCATCTGTTCTCATTGTAAACAGTATGAAAAGATTTTGTGtaattatgcaaaaataattcGCAACTATTGTCAGGTGTTCCTTAAATTTTCTGCGTTTTCATGGCATTTATTACATGGCATTGTGGacataagaaaattaaatcaaaatatacTAACCAACAACTATTCCGCTTTACCAGTAAATTTAACCGATGTACGACCAGTTTTAGATTGCTGATCGCAATAGATACTGCTACCTAacagttttatatattatctgaCATCTAAttagttatttaataattagccAAATAAGAGATAACAATTGATTTACAATTCTGCccaaatctatatatatacgctCAAAATATATGACAATATGATCGAgttcattgttatttattatctttcttctactatcgttgaaaaaatgtatggtattaatatatttactatataagaTACTTTTATTGAAATGTTATACGATCCTTACTTATCTCGTGCTTGTATACGTCGTTGTATACGAAGTCTGCGTGCCAACTTCCGCTCGTTTGCATCGTATGATAAAATAGATGGTTCTTCTGTATGTACTGTAATTTCTGAACGTTTATCTTGCAATGACATGTTTCTTTTACTTAGATACGCGATAATAtacgtgaaaaaatatatgactaagattgaaattaagaaattaatacttatatatcttaaattacttcgtacgaatattaaaaattgacatACTGCGAGAAAGGTTAGATATTATGGATGTATAACCAAAGATTGCAATTACGTGCTTACATAgaataaacaattttgtttgttcaatatgaaattattttactcttGCTTATTGTTGGTAGGTAAtaagtttgtaatatttatctttcctACAGGTGGCACTGAGTGTACAACTGTAAGATTAGATTGCTTCATTGGAGGTTGTCGCCACCGTCACTTATGCCGTCTTatgcaattaaaaaaacaatatgtctcgataaataaaagataaataaaagatatatatatataacgcaAACAAAGATATAGTTCTAAAATAATCCAATCGAGGTTCGGTAAATTATACGtcgcaaaatcaaattgcaagtATACTAAAATACAAATCCATTGTTATCGACATTTTTCACATTATTCATTCTAACACTTTTTTTGCTCTTGCAGTACCTAATTTTTGCACTACTGTTTTAGTGATTAAACTAGTATCttgtaaaaaattcaaacttcGGGAATTCTTTAAAGTTTATTACTATTCATTTGAGGtaaagaaacgtaaaaaagtaaaatgtttcattgtattttattcgttagtcatcataaatatatatttatattgagacattaaaaataagtaaaagatttaagacgtaaattatatagaaaaaaattacagTAAATACAtgatattataacgtaaactcataaagttttatttaacaatataatttGTGAAAAGCCCtcacaatattttattgtactaCAATAccatttacaatttaatacaAAGAACATCTTTATGTATAGGTATATGGGTACTGTACGTTAGAAGATGGCTATAAATCACCGGTACAGAACACGCAATAGGCGTTTCTCGTTCAAAGCGTTCTCAACTACAAAACAGTCGTGAAACTGCCTTCGTTTTCGGACGAAGCAATTCGAGTGCGACGGAAATCGCTTTCTCTAGCCTCGATGACGTACTTTAACCGACAAACGGATGTTTGATATTGTCGCCAATAGAGTTAATGTCATACGAACGAACCGTTGCGAACCATTAAAAGAAGGTACGACACGTAAAAGACAAACGAACGATACGTCTCGTGAATTCGCAGCACTAGATCGACGCCATGAATCTACGACTTCGACGCGGTTTTAGCGGAAACAAGATGGAGCATGGTCAGGTCCGGCTCAATGCACTCAGGTGCCTTATACCGCTTCAAAACGCATTATTCCCCTATTTAGATTGAACTTTGAATACGATACTAGCAAAAATAAGTgataattcaatgaaattaaatatatgcgATTAGAAATACAATGCACAAAGAACGTACATGAATTTTCGATATCGTTTTCGTATATCGTTCATTGTATCTGTTTACGATATTTCTCGGTATtctatgtttatatgttttacacggtaattaacgttatttataaaaattgcatcGCAGCGTGACCTCTATAATTTGCTAAATTAGCGtattcgaaagaaataaaatttctcgttACATCATGTCCTGTTCCATGATTCATGTCTAAACTTTGCCTCTATAGTGGATAAAATAGCATCGCGATATCAAACAAAATAGAAGTGTGCATacataaatttcttatatcgtAACTCGTATGTATTCTGTATCCAAGGTATTCGTATACAAAGACCGTTCATGTTTGaactagaaaatattttaataggtTGTACACAGCATCGAACCGACGCGTTTGTTTGATCGTTACTTCCTTGATTAGAGAGCACGTCACAAGAGTTAAgtacttttattttcgtaataatCCGATTTTCCATCTTTATTCTTGGTAGAAAGTACCGATGCCCCGGGTAATTGGCTGCCCCTAAACCGGCCCTGGTGAGAGCGGaattgaaagagagaaagagatagagagCGTGGAACAAAGATGGCGGACGAGTGGCGTCGGCGGAGGAGGCACAAGGTAGgaggaagaagacgaagagatTACGGAGtaggaagagaagagaagagaggagaaaagaGGATAGAGGAGTACACGGGGTGCGGGACGATTCGCCAGAGGAGAACGGGGGAAAAGAGGCGAAGTGAAGAGACGAGAGGAGAGGAAGTGATGGTGAGGGACGATGCGCGGCTTGGGGGTTCAGGTTAGCTCGTTCGACCCGTTATCCCTTCTCTCCTGGAGACCCGAGTTCTCTCTCCCTACCTGTCCTTGCTTCGATTCGAACGAGTCCCTCCAACTCTCTCCCCTACGGGGATGTACGAAAAGTTTCCCCCACCATAGGTACACTTCACCGGCTGGCGTGCGACGATCGCGATTGCAAGTCGCCGCTTTTCGAGGTAGACTCGTTTCGTTCCCCTACGTGGTGTCCCCCACCACGCAACCAACAGAGATACTAGCCAGCGAGCCATACTACGCTCCCGCCACGGTGACGTCACTCTGAGTAGTGTAGTGCAGTGAGAAGGAGCGAAGCCAGCTCCATCCGCGTTACATGGCCCGAGTGAACGAAGCGAGTGCGTTTAAGACGTACATATACAAGCGTGCATCGTAGCGATCGACTTGCACTAATAATACGATTAATTTTCTCGATCAATGCATGTTATGTGACACGACGAGTTGTGTACGAACGCGAGAAAAAAGATAGAGGAAACCGCGCCTCGCTTTTACTAACGAAATATATCCGACGTGTTATACCATTAACGAGATACCAAGCGGTGATGATACAGTGATGTGAAAGAAGCGACTACGCGCGTTAGTGAAGTCatagaaaagaaatcaaagtaaaaggaaagaggaaaaggaataTAGTGTGTCGTGCGTAAGGTGGAAAACAAAGAGTTGCACGTTCTAATATTTGCCAGGAAGAAAACATCAACGGTTCCATCCGTTGGTGGATcgattgttttcttttttttttttttttttcaagtgGGGTTTTACGCGAGAGTTTGAAAGCGTATCCGGAAAGGCTCTGTTTGTTGATCGGTGCACGATATCAAGAAAACGGCAGTCGTTGAAAATCATCAAGGCAGATCGACGCGAGTGTAATAATGCTTGGCAAATATGCGCTGGGATGTATCGCCCGCGCATTGTGCCCGGTGTGCTTAGTGTGACGTGTGATTAACCGCCTTTCTTCATACGCGATTCAGTGGTATACGATGTGGTGTTCGGCGACGGTTCTGATTCTTCTAACCGTTGCCATCAGTGGTGTCCACTATCGAGGCTCTTACTCCAATTCTTCGTGGTCGTCGTGGTTGTtgtcgtcgccgtcgtcgtggTTGTTGTTGTCActgtcatcgtcgtcgtcgttgtcatCGTCATCATCGTTGTCGTGGTTGTCGGCGTCGTTGTCGTGGTTGTCGTCAGCGTACGTAGCGACGCAAAAATTTGATCGCGAAATCTCCGTAGCCACCCTGTTTTGTTGGCCGATCGTTCTACGGCGCTGCCCTGACGACAGCACTCATCGTGCTTGGGGTCACCACCTTCCGGCTAGTGACTAGTGATAATCTGTTTGTTGCCAGTGATTAAATTGGGAGTGTCGAAGTGGGAGGAAGCTCCTTCCTTCGTCGTGGAATACGCGTAACGTAACGGTTTCTTTGCTTCTTGTCGCGTGTGTGTCGCGAGCTATACGAGCTACAGAAAGTTTTTTCTTCTCgatccaaataaaaaaaattgtgccGTCAAATCCGAATCGATCATTTACTTATTGATTTCGTGGCGAAACGAGCAAACAACGATTCGAAAAGAAAGTCggcaaagagaaaaagagaggttTCCTTTGGCCGACCTGGTGGCGGTATTGAATATCGGTGGTGTGTGGTGAGAGTGTGCTGTGATTAGCGTCGGGCGAAGTTGTGTGTCGTTGTACAGTGCCGCCAAACGATACCACAACATCCGATCCCAAATGAAGAGTTCGGAGCAAAATGGTTAGAGAGACACGTCACCTGTGGGTTGGAAATCTGCCGGAAAACATCCGAGAGGATCGCATACGAGAGCATTTCAAACGGTAAACTCATCTTTATTTCCTTTCTATCTTCCTTCTAACAAAGCCTATCTTATATaactacatatataatatatgtctCCATGTACATACGCACTGACAATTCGATTCGACGAAGTCCAAGCCACATCGTATTGTTCTTTCTACCTATATagtttatagtttatatgATAGCATGCATGAAACTTGGAGCTTACTTTTTCGTTTACCTTCTTGACATACATCTGTGTGTATCTCTTGACACGAGAGGACAAGAGTCTCGCGACTCTGATGCGATATTTACGAACCTTCCGGCTcatcgaaatatttcttatttgcCCATGAATCCTCCAGTCCAGTGTAACGAACTGaccgaaaaaagaaatacacaGAGATTCTGTGCATACATTTAGGGGTAGACTGTCTTTGTTGTTGCTGCAGTTTGGGCACGGTCAACGataatttcgttgaaaattttacgACTGCATGGTCGTGTGCCTTCGTAACGTTTGCCAGGCTTTAGAACAGTCGGTTCTAGCCAAGCCGGAATCTCTAACAACgttgtacatatgtacatgtatgtacGATATTTCATGGCCGATAAACCAGAGAAATGTCGCGCGAATCTATTTGttacttattattttgtttacacGTTCGTGTAACAAAGGAGCGGTATTATCTATTTGATAAAATCGGAATTCAGGAACACGCGTAAGGTGTATTGGTTCGATGTTTTTAACTCTGTACGTAGATCGAGGATCCTGCACGCGTATGTACACACCCACACCTTACGTACACACGCGTACGCGGTGTGCGTTATACGAAGAAGAGCCTTGGCTCTGTCTCTTCTCTCGTAGCGTGAGCGCGCCGTCATTTGTTTTTTCCCCGAAGTAATAATAGCTGAGGACAGCCATTTTGAGAGCTCGCAGCGGCACGAAGTTATTGTTCGACAGTGTCACTCAAACCGTGGATCCACTGGGCACGCCTTTCACGCGTCTAGAAAAGAAAGTGTCCGAATAACTTGACGATCTATTTACAAGCCATTTCGTTAACtcttaatttcaaaattattatcactattattactttttattaggTTTTACTTAAAAACCATAAAACCTTAAACTATTTTGTTGAATGATGGAGGTAAATTTccgatttaatattttgacaaatatatttaataggtTCTATATGTGATCGTGATTGAAATAAGAAgattataagatataatatccTATTAGGGATGACTTCTCTTTATTCTTTCAGTTTACCACGGTAAATTATCGCACGGacttgaaaaattttcttttaccgGTATGATCGTAATTTTGTcgacgtgaaaaatatttaccattTGCGTATTTTAGACCAAGTAtggtttataattttatagatattcgttaaatgtattaaaaaataatgcgaGTAATACATACTACGTTTATGAATTGTTTCGGTTGTATCCAGTTTCGTACGGATGTATTTGCTTTGGTATGCGGTTAAAAATATCCACAACCTTACACGCCTATTTACTATACATGCAGagaaatatcatataatatacaaaataagaaTGTACCTGAAATGCAGGTAGAATAGTTAAAGAGCAGAGATCAGAGTAGGAAAACAGAAGTGAAAACTAACGGTGACGTGGCGCAGTGGCGCTCAATTTTCGGATACCCAAAAGCTTGAGATAAGTACAATGTACGATATTTTACtgtaaattatttcacaaaactgacaaaaccattcttattattatcaattttgtCACctacgatcgaacgatttattaatttagaaaaataggGCTTATAAATCGCATttgatacatttattatattatgtactatGTACAATACTAGTTCGAACacaatgtaatactacgagttttaattattttgcttaattatt
Coding sequences within:
- the LOC132905387 gene encoding dynein regulatory complex protein 1 isoform X3, with amino-acid sequence MSLQDKRSEITVHTEEPSILSYDANERKLARRLRIQRRIQARDKQIKDQDEEIEEITPIEKQIFDSIEALDKLAAESDEVVTGIRVANDAKELQRRKEMREKRERLLEVLEEEDKKCTEKYREITEKWPVILASKHPLDIHEELESQNAKCLEILEKKDALIAELKQELDNADLQYAEDVNKQNEEIDLLIERMENQIRIMSKAYRREVELIESVIEMERKILLESSLEKWNVLFKQLKDDTFNARKKRKEIMREYEEEMRKAMIQHQEEFRKQKIMFELEIQNLQQEIQNMKAFCMMNIEKLDYNYAVLKRRDEENTIVKNQQKRKINKLQDVINNLRKTYTALEESTRAEIQKITNQILKSHTAIIDLEEKSNHLTVVNDKKYMQIWDMNIETANELVDKILTADRIIHEQLLIMDWQPPEVKLLKKEELPSYCGAMCALKAEQEEAKKRKTISKSYKPVTTIEEINLERRLLNHILKLISEHCDYLIEDTLKNLLSDYTEEDKLLIRLDKAFEALKITAEEELQFLLNFFLPYAYCPTCTVKTVSTSSVCGQSAEITESSSSLTTISDVCGSDTLNTEEAKLVAAMEEVLCCEKLHDDGHESDIVMSRSVPSTETPPVNTEVVSTCVSEGIVEVIDTDGEPKRSLTCDKGHLLTIETEFVSSALKEFVERYEFVKKEVSLDKKVIKEKVTISRNITDDDITDFWERYRNIFPKDKERLWDNLLIGLKKYYEVLKERHQLNAETQSLRKQNAEMRRLLSKYTTQPETTITD
- the LOC132905387 gene encoding dynein regulatory complex protein 1 isoform X2, encoding MSLQDKRSEITVHTEEPSILSYDANERKLARRLRIQRRIQARDKQIKDQDEEIEEITPIEKQIFDSIEALDKLAAESDEVVTGIRVANDAKELQRRKEMREKRERLLEVLEEEDKKCTEKYREITEKWPVILASKHPLDIHEELESQNAKCLEILEKKDALIAELKQELDNADLQYAEDVNKQNEEIDLLIERMENQIRIMSKAYRREVELIESVIEMERKILLESSLEKWNVLFKQLKDDTFNARKKRKEIMREYEEEMRKAMIQHQEEFRKQKIMFELEIQNLQQEIQNMKAFCMMNIEKLDYNYAVLKRRDEENTIVKNQQKRKINKLQDVINNLRKTYTALEESTRAEIQKITNQILKSHTAIIDLEEKSNHLTVVNDKKYMQIWDMNIETANELVDKILTADRIIHEQLLIMDWQPPEVKLLKKEELPSYCGAMCALKAEQEEAKKRKTISKSYKPVTTIEEINLERRLLNHILKLISEHCDYLIEDTLKNLLSDYTEEDKLLIRLDKAFEALKITAEEELQFLLNFFLPYAYCPTCTVKTVSTSSVCGQSAEITESSSSLTTISDVCGSDTLNTEEAKLVAAMEEVLCCEKLHDDGHESDIVMSRSVPSTETPPVNTEVVSTCVSEGIVEVIDNGEPKRSLTCDKGHLLTIETEFVSSALKEFVERYEFVKKEVSLDKKVIKEKVTISRNITDDDITDFWERYRNIFPKDKERLWDNLLIGLKKYYEVLKERHQLNAETQSLRKQNAEMRRLLSKYTTQLQMPLNCQHLCQSTHLSINVRSTLSMYHNR
- the LOC132905387 gene encoding dynein regulatory complex protein 1 isoform X1: MSLQDKRSEITVHTEEPSILSYDANERKLARRLRIQRRIQARDKQIKDQDEEIEEITPIEKQIFDSIEALDKLAAESDEVVTGIRVANDAKELQRRKEMREKRERLLEVLEEEDKKCTEKYREITEKWPVILASKHPLDIHEELESQNAKCLEILEKKDALIAELKQELDNADLQYAEDVNKQNEEIDLLIERMENQIRIMSKAYRREVELIESVIEMERKILLESSLEKWNVLFKQLKDDTFNARKKRKEIMREYEEEMRKAMIQHQEEFRKQKIMFELEIQNLQQEIQNMKAFCMMNIEKLDYNYAVLKRRDEENTIVKNQQKRKINKLQDVINNLRKTYTALEESTRAEIQKITNQILKSHTAIIDLEEKSNHLTVVNDKKYMQIWDMNIETANELVDKILTADRIIHEQLLIMDWQPPEVKLLKKEELPSYCGAMCALKAEQEEAKKRKTISKSYKPVTTIEEINLERRLLNHILKLISEHCDYLIEDTLKNLLSDYTEEDKLLIRLDKAFEALKITAEEELQFLLNFFLPYAYCPTCTVKTVSTSSVCGQSAEITESSSSLTTISDVCGSDTLNTEEAKLVAAMEEVLCCEKLHDDGHESDIVMSRSVPSTETPPVNTEVVSTCVSEGIVEVIDTDGEPKRSLTCDKGHLLTIETEFVSSALKEFVERYEFVKKEVSLDKKVIKEKVTISRNITDDDITDFWERYRNIFPKDKERLWDNLLIGLKKYYEVLKERHQLNAETQSLRKQNAEMRRLLSKYTTQLQMPLNCQHLCQSTHLSINVRSTLSMYHNR